A stretch of the Halodesulfovibrio sp. MK-HDV genome encodes the following:
- a CDS encoding radical SAM protein, which produces MTRNCNFQCSYCYFPHTNGKITDPVSTDTLLDFLNNKNARWLVGMTGGEPFIYPDFVSLCEQVTQNHYIGVDTNLSLSTQIADFAKRISPSRVNDIYASLHIEEREKRNAVPQFIENYHTLADAGFTIKVNYVLHPLMEDRYAADVEFFKKNGVPITPRPFKGIYNSLKYPQNYSANIKSIFASHPGAGTKMVFNFRGVDCKSGHSFIRMEPDGTILRCPGDRTVLGNIHNDVSLNAGATPCAVDRCPCQGINYVDLNPAEGWFIEGMRSFLTGSEKKRR; this is translated from the coding sequence ATGACAAGGAATTGTAACTTTCAATGTTCCTACTGTTATTTTCCCCATACAAACGGCAAAATAACTGATCCAGTATCTACTGACACGCTTTTAGATTTTCTTAACAATAAAAATGCCCGTTGGTTAGTGGGAATGACAGGTGGAGAGCCTTTCATTTATCCTGATTTTGTTTCTCTATGTGAACAAGTTACGCAAAATCATTATATTGGTGTGGACACAAACCTAAGTTTATCTACTCAGATAGCAGATTTTGCAAAAAGAATTTCTCCTTCACGCGTTAATGATATCTATGCATCTTTGCATATAGAAGAACGTGAAAAAAGAAATGCAGTACCACAATTTATAGAAAATTATCATACACTTGCCGATGCAGGGTTCACCATTAAAGTTAACTATGTACTGCATCCTTTAATGGAAGATCGATACGCTGCTGACGTCGAATTTTTCAAAAAAAATGGTGTTCCTATTACGCCCCGTCCATTCAAAGGTATCTACAATTCATTAAAATACCCGCAAAACTACTCTGCAAATATCAAAAGCATCTTTGCTAGTCATCCGGGAGCAGGAACCAAAATGGTGTTCAACTTCCGCGGTGTTGACTGTAAAAGTGGTCATTCTTTCATTCGTATGGAACCGGACGGAACAATCTTACGCTGTCCGGGAGACAGAACCGTACTCGGTAACATTCATAATGATGTCTCCCTCAACGCCGGTGCCACACCTTGCGCCGTTGACAGATGTCCATGTCAGGGAATCAACTATGTGGACCTTAATCCTGCCGAGGGATGGTTCATTGAAGGAATGCGCTCGTTTCTCACCGGATCAGAAAAAAAACGCCGCTAA
- a CDS encoding tetratricopeptide repeat protein, giving the protein MKECARFSPDQKKNAANAFRQTLVYDSEHSSALNNIGIFAHGNGDYAHAKRLFEHANSIHPHIPLYKQNLAIIEDLISEQRLSPDHPEISEIVRPSATTAEHFVATGQAIPLSEEK; this is encoded by the coding sequence TTGAAGGAATGCGCTCGTTTCTCACCGGATCAGAAAAAAAACGCCGCTAATGCCTTCCGCCAAACACTCGTCTATGACAGCGAGCACTCCAGCGCACTGAACAACATTGGAATCTTTGCACACGGCAATGGAGACTATGCTCACGCCAAACGACTTTTTGAACACGCAAACAGCATCCATCCACACATTCCGCTGTATAAGCAGAACCTTGCCATAATAGAAGATCTTATCAGTGAGCAAAGACTATCTCCTGACCATCCTGAAATCAGCGAAATAGTACGCCCGAGCGCTACAACAGCCGAACATTTTGTCGCAACAGGACAAGCAATACCGCTGTCGGAAGAAAAATAA
- a CDS encoding glycosyltransferase family protein, with protein MSSTYNILMYSHDTYGLGHIRRTMAIARNLSAPGVNILILTGSPIAGRFPIPFGVDFVRIPGMIKQSNTVYVPHSIKVDPQKALEIRQEIITATAKSFDPDLFIVDKVPVGLKGEVLPVLQWFKTSRPDTKVVLGLRDILDDSASTRAEWNEKNYFNVLDSLYSEIWIYGQENFYNPIVEYGLPPSISNKCVFTGYIPRQTPNRKITLKQLMNGNGNGTADSSKLIVVTAGGGGDGYHMLDTYLTMIEETPDIPFKTYMVSGPFVPQDLQDSLAKRAKKCGVIFATFHKRLEKIMAAADLVVSMGGYNTICEILSLKKPSLIIPRESPRLEQLIRARVLQSAKLADYIKWDCLTPLALREKLVTMLEDSSQYEQSINEFSMTGLEIIRSRLSAFKGDTIDA; from the coding sequence ATGAGTTCTACATACAATATCCTCATGTATTCCCACGATACATACGGACTTGGGCATATACGAAGAACAATGGCTATTGCACGGAATTTAAGTGCGCCCGGCGTTAATATTCTTATTCTGACAGGGTCTCCCATTGCCGGTCGCTTCCCCATTCCGTTCGGTGTCGACTTCGTCCGCATCCCCGGTATGATCAAGCAAAGCAATACCGTCTATGTGCCGCATTCCATTAAAGTTGATCCACAAAAAGCTTTGGAAATACGGCAGGAAATCATCACTGCCACTGCAAAGTCTTTTGACCCTGATCTGTTCATTGTGGACAAAGTTCCTGTGGGTCTCAAAGGGGAAGTACTCCCAGTACTCCAATGGTTTAAAACATCACGTCCTGACACTAAAGTAGTGCTGGGATTACGTGACATTTTAGACGATTCAGCATCTACCCGTGCAGAGTGGAATGAAAAAAACTACTTCAACGTACTGGATTCCCTATACTCCGAGATATGGATTTACGGACAAGAAAATTTTTACAACCCGATTGTTGAATACGGCCTTCCCCCTTCCATCAGCAACAAGTGTGTCTTCACCGGCTACATACCTCGCCAGACACCCAATCGAAAAATCACACTCAAGCAACTTATGAATGGAAATGGAAACGGAACAGCTGATTCCAGCAAGCTTATTGTTGTAACCGCCGGAGGCGGAGGCGACGGGTATCACATGCTGGATACCTATCTAACAATGATAGAAGAAACACCGGACATTCCATTTAAAACCTATATGGTTTCTGGCCCGTTTGTTCCGCAGGACTTGCAAGACTCGCTTGCAAAACGAGCAAAAAAATGTGGTGTCATTTTCGCCACTTTCCATAAACGGTTGGAAAAGATCATGGCGGCAGCTGACCTTGTAGTGAGCATGGGCGGGTACAATACTATCTGCGAAATTTTATCACTCAAAAAACCATCGCTCATTATTCCTCGGGAAAGCCCGCGACTTGAACAGCTCATCCGTGCACGCGTATTACAATCCGCAAAACTGGCAGACTATATCAAATGGGATTGCCTCACCCCATTAGCACTGCGCGAAAAATTGGTCACCATGCTGGAAGACTCTTCACAGTATGAGCAAAGTATTAACGAATTTTCCATGACCGGACTAGAGATCATTCGCTCACGACTCTCCGCATTTAAAGGGGACACCATCGATGCATAG
- a CDS encoding glycosyltransferase codes for MPDHTPAPNAPPRYALAPIEDGSPVRTPQPGYCPIHTIYHGIDLSLFSTNKNGLTNHPPYSILTVARLVEKKGLYTILESLRLLFLRNLPFRYTLIGEGPLLEKLESIVYQYGLTDFVEFTGTLPHEEVLRHYRKADLFLLGCTTAQDGDRDGIPNVLAEAMAMGVPVVATRVSGIPELIEHNKSGLLVPCDNADALANATEQLLTNEALRQTIISGAERKVHKVFNNRQLIMELGDIFEENGIVREEADTMSEMEWSSS; via the coding sequence TTGCCAGATCATACCCCCGCCCCTAATGCTCCGCCCCGTTATGCATTGGCTCCGATAGAGGACGGCTCTCCGGTTCGAACTCCGCAACCCGGCTACTGCCCAATCCATACAATCTACCACGGCATAGACTTGTCCCTCTTCTCTACAAATAAGAACGGACTTACAAACCACCCTCCCTATTCAATTCTCACGGTGGCACGTTTGGTGGAAAAAAAGGGACTTTATACAATTCTGGAAAGCCTTCGCCTCCTATTTTTGCGCAATCTTCCCTTCAGATACACGCTTATCGGTGAAGGACCATTGTTAGAAAAGCTTGAAAGCATTGTGTACCAATATGGACTCACTGATTTTGTAGAATTTACAGGCACGCTTCCTCACGAGGAAGTACTGCGCCATTACCGCAAAGCCGATCTTTTTCTTCTGGGATGCACCACCGCGCAGGATGGCGACAGAGACGGCATTCCCAATGTGCTGGCAGAAGCCATGGCAATGGGAGTTCCTGTAGTTGCAACCCGCGTGTCTGGAATCCCTGAACTTATAGAACACAACAAGTCCGGTCTTCTTGTTCCTTGTGACAATGCAGATGCACTGGCGAATGCCACGGAACAGCTACTTACCAACGAAGCACTTCGTCAGACCATCATATCCGGTGCCGAACGTAAGGTTCATAAAGTATTCAACAACAGACAGCTGATTATGGAGCTTGGGGATATATTTGAAGAAAATGGCATTGTTCGGGAAGAAGCAGACACCATGTCAGAAATGGAGTGGTCATCTTCATGA
- a CDS encoding glycosyltransferase family 4 protein, giving the protein MKIAFCTPFKPLTHPRISGDVTIAEDLATFFKTQGHDVWIVPQVSTRYIWKTPRNWGQAYATAQLVKEILQSNEKPDVWFTYHSYYKAPDILGSLAAKEDIPYTIFAPSHAPKRKKSWNTKPGYYLNKKALQQATHIFANKHRDLKGLQQIIPSSRLTFIPPGIQTTKFTRDETLREKNRTVWNATNSIVVLTVAMLREGTKSEGVEHVINACHDLISQGHDIQLVIAGNGIMRAYLEKKAQQLLPNRYTFLGTVPSEQLPQVYSSCDIFAFPGIHEGLGMVYLEAQSCGLPVVAWDHDGAPQVVKNGKTGIITPSYDHNAFTQAIARLVESKELRRTMGTAATTHAVTNHNIQHNYEEVDAKLRVITRTTS; this is encoded by the coding sequence ATGAAAATTGCGTTCTGCACCCCGTTCAAACCACTAACACATCCACGCATATCCGGAGATGTGACCATTGCAGAAGACTTAGCAACATTTTTCAAGACTCAAGGGCATGACGTATGGATAGTTCCACAAGTATCTACACGCTATATCTGGAAAACCCCTCGTAACTGGGGGCAAGCATACGCAACCGCGCAGCTTGTAAAAGAGATACTGCAAAGTAATGAAAAGCCCGATGTATGGTTTACCTATCATTCGTACTATAAGGCTCCGGACATTTTAGGATCTCTGGCAGCAAAAGAAGATATTCCATATACGATTTTTGCCCCGTCCCATGCGCCCAAGCGAAAGAAAAGTTGGAACACCAAGCCGGGGTATTATCTCAATAAAAAAGCGCTGCAACAGGCAACGCATATTTTTGCAAACAAACATCGAGATCTGAAAGGGTTACAACAGATTATCCCTTCCAGCCGTCTAACATTCATCCCGCCCGGTATCCAGACAACTAAGTTCACACGGGATGAAACATTGCGCGAAAAAAATCGCACTGTATGGAATGCAACAAACAGCATTGTCGTGCTGACAGTTGCCATGCTGAGAGAAGGAACAAAATCGGAAGGCGTAGAGCATGTGATTAACGCTTGTCATGATCTGATCTCTCAAGGGCATGACATTCAGCTGGTCATCGCGGGAAACGGCATAATGCGCGCGTATCTCGAAAAAAAAGCTCAGCAATTGTTGCCGAACCGATACACCTTTCTGGGTACTGTTCCTTCAGAACAATTACCGCAAGTCTATTCCAGTTGCGATATTTTTGCCTTTCCCGGCATCCATGAAGGACTTGGAATGGTATATCTGGAAGCCCAAAGCTGCGGCTTACCAGTCGTTGCATGGGATCATGATGGTGCCCCGCAAGTTGTGAAGAATGGAAAGACAGGCATCATTACCCCGTCGTACGACCACAACGCTTTTACTCAAGCAATTGCCAGACTGGTAGAATCGAAAGAATTACGAAGAACCATGGGCACGGCTGCAACAACACATGCTGTGACCAATCATAATATCCAACATAACTATGAAGAAGTAGACGCAAAGCTTCGTGTCATCACAAGAACAACATCATAA
- a CDS encoding histidine phosphatase family protein, whose translation MKQTHIGLLRHAPTGWNAMKRIQGQYDVPLPQESYEVIDGWIPSIMQHPWTRILTSDLSRAYFTALALNKHLNIPFDLDSRLREQDWGAWTGDSIRHLREIAPEEVARQEAAGWEFTPPSGESRTKVLNRTLEALHDATLRWEGENILIVTHYGNIAILANHLMHKNFLPEEGRLIEKHALHRLVAEQATPESTQYSVLALNEVL comes from the coding sequence ATGAAACAAACACATATTGGTCTCCTACGCCACGCTCCCACAGGCTGGAATGCCATGAAACGAATTCAGGGACAATACGATGTTCCGCTTCCGCAAGAAAGTTACGAAGTCATTGACGGATGGATTCCCTCCATCATGCAGCATCCGTGGACACGAATCCTCACCAGCGATCTATCCCGTGCATACTTCACCGCATTAGCATTGAACAAACATTTGAATATCCCGTTTGATCTTGATTCTCGCTTACGGGAGCAGGACTGGGGCGCATGGACTGGTGATTCAATTCGCCATCTGCGTGAAATTGCCCCTGAAGAAGTAGCGCGTCAGGAAGCAGCAGGATGGGAATTTACACCACCAAGCGGTGAAAGCAGAACAAAGGTTCTCAACAGAACGCTTGAGGCATTGCATGATGCAACCCTCCGCTGGGAAGGGGAAAATATCCTCATCGTGACCCACTATGGTAATATCGCAATCCTAGCCAACCATCTTATGCATAAAAATTTTCTTCCCGAGGAAGGAAGGCTTATTGAAAAACATGCCCTGCATCGTCTTGTTGCAGAGCAAGCCACACCGGAATCAACTCAATATTCTGTGTTAGCCCTTAACGAGGTGCTCTAA
- a CDS encoding glycosyltransferase family protein, producing MRIVHYCQHVLGMGHFFRSLEIDKALEGHDVTLITGGTPLSITYPPHVQVIELPSLSMDEEFGAFIRTDKDGTKYVLTEHELDAIKAQRTTILTESLKALQPDIFLVELFPFGRKQFSFELMPVLELSKQNAFPNMKTVCSVRDILVEKTKQQEFEERVLSILNTYFAAVLVHTDPKVITLDATFPRINDIKIPIYNTGYITPLPHNISPKAVRESLSIAPDTPFILGSIGSGSVHPEIMEQLAAASIQLNNSTPHKLLISTGPFMRQDSQVRIQQLCDPHPHITVTDFIPDFINHLSAADISLSMAGYNTTMNLLAVNTYGLVYPFDQNREQRMRSTSLEQLGALKILEQEDMQSDHLCNLLTQHINTPAPPPNHQVDLQGAAESVRILEQLLSHKAAG from the coding sequence ATGCGCATTGTTCACTACTGCCAGCATGTGCTTGGCATGGGGCATTTTTTCCGTAGTCTGGAAATAGATAAAGCACTCGAGGGGCATGATGTAACCCTCATTACAGGTGGTACTCCTTTATCCATCACCTATCCGCCTCATGTGCAGGTTATTGAGCTACCCTCACTCTCCATGGATGAAGAGTTCGGTGCATTCATTCGTACAGACAAAGACGGCACCAAATATGTTCTCACAGAACACGAGCTTGATGCCATTAAAGCGCAGCGCACAACGATTTTAACAGAGTCACTCAAAGCATTGCAGCCGGACATTTTTCTTGTGGAACTTTTCCCCTTTGGTCGTAAGCAATTCAGCTTTGAACTTATGCCTGTTCTGGAACTTTCAAAACAAAACGCCTTCCCCAATATGAAGACAGTGTGCAGCGTGCGGGACATCCTTGTCGAAAAAACAAAACAGCAGGAATTTGAAGAGCGTGTTCTTTCTATTTTGAACACCTATTTTGCTGCTGTCCTCGTGCATACTGATCCAAAAGTGATCACGCTGGATGCAACCTTTCCCCGAATCAACGACATCAAAATTCCAATTTACAATACTGGATACATCACACCGCTGCCTCACAACATCAGCCCTAAAGCAGTTCGAGAATCACTCTCCATTGCACCGGATACGCCGTTCATTCTTGGTAGTATCGGCAGCGGGTCAGTGCATCCGGAAATTATGGAACAACTTGCAGCCGCATCCATTCAACTCAACAATTCAACGCCCCATAAACTCCTCATATCCACTGGTCCTTTTATGCGGCAAGACAGCCAAGTACGCATTCAACAGCTCTGCGATCCACACCCGCATATTACTGTCACCGATTTTATTCCGGATTTCATCAATCATCTCAGCGCAGCTGACATCTCGTTGAGCATGGCTGGATACAACACGACCATGAATTTACTCGCAGTAAACACCTACGGATTGGTGTATCCGTTCGATCAAAATCGCGAACAACGTATGCGTTCAACAAGTCTGGAACAGCTCGGAGCACTCAAAATTCTTGAACAGGAAGACATGCAGTCAGATCACCTTTGCAATCTACTCACGCAGCACATCAACACCCCAGCACCGCCACCGAATCATCAAGTTGATCTACAAGGGGCAGCTGAATCTGTTCGAATATTAGAGCAATTATTGAGTCATAAAGCAGCAGGGTAA
- a CDS encoding DUF2334 domain-containing protein, which yields MAKQRPYISALWHAVPSNILALLAQTIQAGVEAHAENGHPMGEVPTIFFRADDVAIPSTPCRKMLQIFAEHDTPLALAVVPAWSTKKHVEALQSVSPNKNHLWGWHQHGWSHVNHTTHGRKCEFGSDRLHQTCAEELQKGYETLTSLFGESFSPIFTPPWNRISDSNIQILQNIGCKAISRVSSAPHQEILPDIPVNVDLHTRSELTAASGWNELLAELRSGIASGRCGVMLHHDRMNSAAEEFLQRLLIILQSYPVRPVPIYSYML from the coding sequence ATGGCAAAACAACGACCGTATATTTCAGCGCTATGGCATGCAGTGCCTTCCAATATTCTAGCATTACTTGCACAAACTATTCAGGCAGGCGTAGAAGCGCACGCAGAAAACGGCCATCCTATGGGAGAAGTGCCTACAATCTTTTTCCGCGCGGATGACGTAGCCATTCCATCAACTCCATGTCGAAAAATGCTGCAAATTTTTGCAGAGCACGACACACCGCTAGCACTGGCTGTCGTACCTGCATGGAGCACAAAAAAGCATGTTGAGGCTCTTCAGTCTGTATCACCAAACAAAAACCACCTGTGGGGCTGGCACCAACACGGTTGGTCACATGTAAACCACACAACGCATGGTCGTAAGTGTGAGTTTGGTAGCGACAGACTTCATCAGACATGCGCAGAAGAATTGCAGAAGGGGTATGAAACCCTGACATCGCTATTCGGAGAATCTTTCTCTCCTATCTTCACCCCGCCGTGGAACAGAATTTCAGATTCAAACATCCAAATTTTACAAAACATCGGTTGTAAAGCCATCTCACGTGTCTCTTCTGCACCCCATCAAGAAATTCTGCCGGACATTCCGGTAAATGTTGATCTGCACACCCGTAGCGAGCTCACGGCGGCAAGTGGCTGGAATGAACTTCTGGCAGAGTTGCGCTCGGGCATTGCTTCCGGTCGATGCGGCGTCATGCTGCATCACGATAGAATGAACAGTGCTGCCGAAGAATTTTTGCAACGCCTTCTGATAATTTTACAAAGCTACCCTGTCCGACCTGTTCCCATATATTCCTATATGCTATGA
- a CDS encoding ABC transporter permease: MPEKTSRTGFFTQDESHRIGFPWSKSFDFAVQNLRNRFTRSLITMSSLILAVAFLAFILVNLNIATGLVQFGGTQFASLLTEMGFDVDTALGTVTTGPKERWIVLLSLLVCTVGIINAQLMSVTERFRIIGIFKCLGALDSIILRLFLIEAAIIGIIGAAIGAAAGIAFAFLNGLVNFGVASLILVSLADVFVSFLIATATGFTLSIIGVLYPAILAARMEPVKALNAQH; encoded by the coding sequence ATGCCGGAAAAAACATCACGCACCGGATTTTTCACTCAAGACGAAAGCCATCGTATCGGCTTTCCGTGGAGTAAATCATTCGACTTTGCGGTTCAAAATTTACGCAACCGATTCACCCGCTCTCTCATCACCATGAGCAGCCTTATCCTCGCGGTTGCCTTTCTTGCGTTTATTCTGGTTAACCTGAATATCGCGACCGGACTTGTTCAATTCGGTGGAACCCAATTTGCGTCACTCCTCACAGAAATGGGGTTTGATGTTGATACCGCCCTCGGCACTGTAACAACAGGCCCCAAAGAACGCTGGATAGTCCTCCTCTCTCTTCTCGTATGTACTGTCGGCATCATCAATGCGCAGCTTATGTCCGTTACTGAACGCTTCCGCATTATCGGTATATTCAAATGCCTTGGTGCACTTGATTCTATTATTCTCAGACTATTCCTTATCGAAGCAGCAATCATCGGCATTATCGGTGCAGCCATCGGAGCAGCCGCAGGGATCGCTTTTGCGTTCCTAAACGGGCTGGTCAATTTCGGTGTCGCGTCCCTAATTCTTGTTTCACTGGCCGATGTATTTGTCTCATTTCTTATTGCAACAGCTACCGGATTTACGCTGAGTATTATCGGCGTATTGTACCCCGCAATCCTTGCAGCACGCATGGAACCAGTAAAAGCACTTAACGCACAGCACTAG